Genomic segment of Prosthecobacter debontii:
GCCGCCTCTTTGTCGAGCAGCTTAGCATTATCCGCCCCAGCGTGCGGGAGACTCAGGACGCCAAAGGCAAAAGCTCCCTGGAGGCTCTCTTTAAAAAACCCGGCAGCGCCGAAGCTGTCGCCGCCACCCCCGAGACCTCTCCGCCCCCCGCCCAGGTCGAAACCAAAGCCGCCTCAGAGAGCAGCCCCGCCCCAGCCTTCGCTTACGCCGTCAAATCGGCCCGGATTGAGAAAGGTAACCTGGATATTGCCAATGGCACCACGAAGGTCGTCATTCAAGATCTAGACTTCGCGCTCACCGATATCGATGTGAACACCAATGACTTGGTCAATCACAACCAAATGAAAGCGGCACTCAGCGCTGTGGTGAATGTCTCCGGCATGGCCCGCATTCAGGGGGCCAAGCGCCCCGCTGAGCTGGCTCACCTCATTTTGAGTGGTCAGGGAGACATCGCCCCTCTCAGCCCAGCCACGAAAGAGTGGCACCCCGTTTCGAATCTTACGCTCACCCTAGCTAAAAGCTCCGTCTTGGCTGGCCACATGACCATCGGCGATGCTGCGGGCAAAGACCTGCGCAAACTTCAGGAATACGGGGTGGACCTCGCTCCCGTGGTGATCGGAGGGCCGCTGCAGGCGGATGCCGTGGTCACAGGGACCTTTGCCAATGACCGCTTCCAGACTCGTTCCCTCACCCGTTTCGTCTTTCCCGAATACGAGGTGGCCATCGAACCCAAATCTTGGGTGAATGCCGCTCAGGACAAGCATGAGATCGAACTTCGGCTGTCCTGCGGACCAGCCCTTCAGAGTCGCCTGACCACGGGCATTGCCAATGCTAAGCTCGGGGATTCCCTGGCCCGGGCTGTCACTAAAGCTCTCTCAGACGAGCAAGGCCGCATGACTTTCGACATCGAGTCCGAAGGCTCTCTCTCCAGTCCCAAAGTGAAACCCAAGGTGGACCGTGTTCTCAAGAACCTCCTCCAGGGTGATGGCCTCGGTGATCTCCTCCAAGGGCTGCTCAAGAAACTCTAGCCCTGACCTCACTCATTTAGGCGATGCTGTTTCTTCCGCTGCTTTGCTCAGACGTTCGGCATTCTGGGCCATTTCTACATCCAGAGAGGTGATGCCGCCCTCGCTGTGTGTAGTAAGCTTAACGGTGACCTTTCTCCAACCGACAGCGAGATCTGGATGATGATTCGCCGCTTCTGCCGCCGTGCCGAGCAACCGAACAAACTCGATACCCGTTAGGTAGGAGGCGAAACGATAGGTTTTCACCAACTCCGCCCCTTCTCGCTTCCAACCAGGAAGCGAATGTAGGGATTTTTCAATATCGTC
This window contains:
- a CDS encoding 4a-hydroxytetrahydrobiopterin dehydratase: MRLLLTLDDIEKSLHSLPGWKREGAELVKTYRFASYLTGIEFVRLLGTAAEAANHHPDLAVGWRKVTVKLTTHSEGGITSLDVEMAQNAERLSKAAEETASPK